From Veillonella dispar, one genomic window encodes:
- the rpsN gene encoding 30S ribosomal protein S14, with product MAKKSMIEREKKRAKIVEKYAAKRAALKAAGDYEGLSKLPANASPTRLHNRCNLTGRPHGYMRKFGISRIAFRELAYKGQIPGVKKASW from the coding sequence ATGGCTAAAAAATCTATGATTGAACGCGAAAAGAAACGCGCTAAAATCGTTGAAAAATATGCAGCTAAACGTGCAGCGTTAAAAGCAGCAGGTGATTATGAAGGCTTGTCCAAATTACCAGCAAACGCATCCCCAACACGCTTACACAACCGTTGCAACTTAACTGGTCGTCCTCACGGCTATATGCGCAAATTCGGTATCAGCCGTATTGCGTTCCGTGAATTGGCGTACAAAGGACAAATTCCTGGTGTTAAAAAAGCCAGCTGGTAA